One Dromiciops gliroides isolate mDroGli1 chromosome 3, mDroGli1.pri, whole genome shotgun sequence DNA segment encodes these proteins:
- the MAIP1 gene encoding m-AAA protease-interacting protein 1, mitochondrial has product MALAIQLPRSLIARLLTGRAVRLARLGPPEALQPFHGHCCRCRLSLSLSSRAAPGAGWALAATAPRLSRRRLFLGGPAQRPAAAASAAFALPGPGPCSPPPERSYSSTEEPPPQPPPPRQQTRVMYLGLFNPIVWLRTRVYAFLIWAYFDQEFSIAEFTEGAKQAFAHVSKLLSQCKFDLLEELVTKEVLQVLKEKVASLPDNHKTALAAELDEIVYTATGDISIYYDDKGRKFVHILMCFWYLTSAKLPDETLSGTKIFQVHLGDQNVETKQLLSANYEFQREFTQGVKPDWTIARVEHSKLLE; this is encoded by the exons ATGGCGCTGGCCATTCAGCTGCCCCGCTCCTTGATCGCCCGGCTGCTGACCGGCAGAGCCGTCCGCCTGGCCCGGCTCGGACCCCCGGAGGCGTTGCAGCCTTTCCACGGCCACTGCTGCCGATGccgcctcagcctcagcctcagctcCAGGGCTGCTCCCGGGGCCGGCTGGGCCTTGGCAGCGACGGCCCCCCGCCTCAGCCGCCGCCGCCTCTTCCTCGGAGGCCCTGCCCAGCGCCCCGCAGCCGCTGCTTCCGCCGCCTTCGCTCTCCCGGGTCCCGGCCCCTGCTCCCCGCCTCCCGAGCGGAGTTACAGCAGCACGGAGGAGCCGCCACCGCAGCCGCCGCCACCCCGCCAGCAGACCCGGGTGATGTACCTGGGACTGTTCAACCCCATCGTGTGGCTGCGCACCCGGGTCTACGCCTTCCTCATCTGGGCCTATTTCGACCAGGAGTTCAGCATCGCCGAGTTCACCGAGGGAGCGAAACAG GCTTTTGCTCATGTATCTAAGCTGCTTTCTCAGTGTAAATTTGATCTTCTGGAAGAGCTTGTCACCAAGGAG GTACTTCAAGTATTGAAGGAAAAAGTTGCTTCACTGCCTGACAACCATAAGACTGCACTTGCTGCTGAATTAGATGAAATTGTGTACACTGCAACAGGTGACATCTCCATTTACTATGATGATAAAG gaagaaaatttgttcACATCCTGATGTGCTTTTGGTATCTAACCAGTGCCAAACTCCCTGATGAGACATTAAGTGGAACCAAAATATTCCAAGTTCACCTAGGGGATCAGAATGTAGAAACTAAACAACTTCTTAGTGCAAACTATGA ATTTCAGAGAGAGTTTACACAAGGAGTGAAACCTGACTGGACAATTGCAAGGGTTGAACATTCAAAATTATTAGAATAA